The genomic window AGATAATTTCAACGATGTCAGCATGCTGCAATGGGCCGGCGTAAGTTTTGCGATGGGCAATGCAGAAGTAGAGGTTAAGGATTATGCCAAGTATGTGACATCAACAAACTTGGAAAATGGTGTAGGTGAAGCAATTTTACGGGCGATTCGTGAAGATTTATAGTTTTTGTCGGTAAATCTGAAAAGAGGTGGAGCTTCGTGTCTGAATACTTTATTCAGGAGCAACAATTGAGCAACGTGACCCGAACCATTGTAAAAGATGAAGATGGTACATCACTTTTTTTGCTGGTGGGACGCTGGGGCACTCGTGGAGATGCCTTATCGCTTTACGCTATGAACGGTGAACTGGTTGCCAGTATCAAACAGCTGTCGTTTTTCTTCGGCACTCGTTTTGATCTTTATAAGGGGTTCGAAAAGGTTGGCACATTGAAAAAGCTATTGAATCTAAATGCCGATTTTTACTACGTGAATCAGCTTCACTGGACAGTAATCGGGGATATTCGAAATCACTATTATACAATCCATCATAACAACCATAAAATCATGGAAATGAGTAAGGCTACTCTTTTCACAGGCAATTATTTTTGTCTGGAAGTTGAGAACGATGAAGATGCCCCGTTATGTATTTGCATTGCAGCGGTTCTTGATTACTGGCTTTACAATAAAAAAAGAGAAAATGATCAGAAACGCCAGACGATGGTCGGCTGGGGTTCCTGCTAAAAATAAAAAATGAGCCAACAGGTTTTATCCCTGTCGGCTCATTTTTTTATTCATCTATCCTCTTTTGCATATGTTCATAAAGGTGCCCACTGATCATGCGCTCTTCTACGAATTTATAGCCATGGCGCTCATATAAACGTTTTGCATTTGGATTTGCTTTATCTACACTCAGACCAATCACTGATTTTCCTTCTCTTTTAGCCAGTTCAGGTAATGCTTCCAATAGTTTAGAGCCAATCCCCAGCCCACGGAAATCGGCACCTACAGAAATCGTATCCAAATACCATTCATTTGGCAGTGTTTCCGGATCGATAAAAAGCTGTAGATTTTCATTAAACCCATGTTTTTTCAGTGTGTTCTTCAATGGTTCATCAATAGTTGGTTCATCTTCTGCAGAGTAGCCGAAAGCAATTCCTGCTACCTGTCCTTCGACCTCATAAACGAGTCCTCTTTTGTATCCGTAGCGGTACGTAGGATCTGCTATGGTTTCTTCAAGGATCGCCGCCACCATTTCCTCTGAAACCTCATCAAAAATAGGCAGCTCCATATCTTTTAAAATAACAAGAATCAATGGAGCGATCATCGCGCCATCTTCTTTTCTTGCAAAACGAATCATTCTTATCACTCACTTTCTACAGTGAGTGTACCATTTTTTTATAGTAATTTCATCTTTATTACTCTTTCTTGCATAGCTGAAAAAAACATCGATGCACAAAATATTATTCACTTTTATCTATCAGCCTAATGCGGCCTGTGGGTAAGTAATAAACAAACTGACCATATAACTGATTTCTCCGGCCGAAATCGTCACAGCATACTTCTCTTCAATCGATTGAACGGCTTCTCTGATTACCAGGTGTTCCCAGGGAAACTGCTCTTCATACGCTGCTTGATCTGGAAAATCATTGCCTCTGCCGCCTTTTTTCAACCCATCTACCAAACAGCAGATATGAAAAATTGCACCAAATATCGTGCGCTTGTGGAACTGTCGCTGCAGCTTTTTCTCCAAATGCGGCAAGATACTTTTGATATCTGTCACAATTTCATTGCTGTCAATTTCAGAAAGCTCCTCTTTCAAGGTTTGACCAATATTCCGATAAGTACTATCAATATCCACGATTTCTTGAATCTGAGACAGTGCTTCCGACTGGAACAAATCATATAATTGAAATTGTGTGATACTCGTTTTGATAGGCAATGACGACACAATACACAAAATTGTATATTTTTTTTGCATCGCAAAAAGATAGTTGGTGGCACTCTCATTGTGTAATAAGGTTACAGGAATAATTTTCACTTCTTCTGTATTGATTGCCAACTTATTTTCCAAAATATTTTTCATCGTTACAGCAGTCCCCTCGCCAGTCACGCAAAAGGTCAGAATTACGGCTTCTTTTTTATCATCCCAAGCAGAATGACAAACAGAGGTCTCGACTGTTTGAGCGTATTCGTTTACTTGCAAGGTAGACTGGTAGATTTCATCCAGAGAAATCCCCAGCACAGCTTTTCGAGTTGCTTCCAGCACATGAGACGTACTTACCAGACCAATCGTCGCACAATGATTCCCCAGCTCCTTTTCTATTTCATGGCCGATATTGTTTAAAGACCCCATATCAACTAAAAACAGCAAATCGGCCGTTGTCTTACTTTCAATCAAGAGCTGCTTCAAACGTTTCAACATAGCACTTGGACTCTCTTCAAGATCCATATTGATTCCCCAAGCACCTTGCTCAACATTCAATAGTCGATTGACAAAGGTCGTCATAGACGTTGCTGTAGAAGCCCCGTGAGCCAGAACGATTACCTGAACCTGCTTGGATTTCTCTGGGCCTTCATCACTGTTATAGATAAAAAACATTGCCAGAAAAACAGCTTCTTCATCCGGTATATTGATATCCAGCGAGCAGTTCAAGTACAACAAACACTCTTTAGCGATCATGATATATTCTGGATACTTCGTCTCAATCTCAAGACTATCCGGATGAATTGTGACAGGATCACCACGTCGAATTCGATCATAGGTATTGAGTAAATGGATGGCCAAGCTCGCTTGAATTTTCTCATTCAGCTTCCGATTCAATAACTGCTCTGCCAGCTGAATCGTCTGAATACACGTTTCGTATAAGGGTTCTGAAAAAACGGATTTCAGATTTTTGATCGATCGTCCGTCGCTCTCTTCTCGATAAAAGGACAAATAATTTTCCTCAACAATTTTTACAAGTTCTTCATAGCTTAGCTTCCCTGATTTTACCTCATCGGTCTTTTCATTCAACAGTTTATAAATATTTTTCTGGTCTGAGGCCCCCTCGTTATCCAGTTCTTTATCTGGTTGAAAAAGAACATATCTGCCAACCGTTGTTTTCATCTTTTGCCAAATGATTCGTTTGTCCGGTTCCTGATACAGACCATTCAAAATATGAGACGCCAACTCCGGACTATGTATACGGATATCTTGTTGTCCATTTAAAAGAAAATCAGCATACGCCTTTGCACAGCATAGCTGGATATCACTTTTTAGCTGTCCGATATTGCTGGGACAATGATAACTGATTAGTGCTCTCAAGCTATTTTGTGTAATTTTAATTGGCTCGTTCAAGCGGTTGGCTTCCGCCTGTAAAAACAACGAGACCAAGCCGGCTCTTTCCTCTAGGGTTCGTTCCGCTAAGCTTGGAATTTTCAGAACCATTGGTATTCGTCTTTGAAATGTCTGCAGCAACGCGGAATTAGGCGCTTCCGTCGTTGCTGCGATCAGCTGAACCGTTGCGCTTCGTTCCCTCGCAGTTTCGCCTAAACGGTTATACGTCCCATAATCAATAAACGTGAACAACATTTCCTGCCCTTCCGGAGGCAAACGATGGATCTCATCTAAAAACAAAATGCCTCCATCCGCTTTCTCAATCAGTCCTCTTCGTTCTTCTTCCGCACCTGTATAAGCATTCTTGGTGACCCCAAACAACTGACCCATCAACAATTGGGGATTATTAGCATAATCCGCACAATTGAATCGAATGAATGGATACTCCCCAGATTTTCGTTTGACCGTTTTCGCATAATCATAAATATAAGAGACAAACATGGACTTCCCAACACCGGTTTCTCCATAAAAAAGCATATTCAGCCCATTCGGCGGATACAAAATGGCCGCCTGCGCCTGATTAACAATCATCTTCAATGAAGGATTTTTCAATACAAACTGCTCCAGCTCTGTCATTTTTATCACAGGATGATATAAGACCGGCTTACCGCATTCTTTTCGTGCCATTCCCTGAGCAACTAACTGATTCAGATCACTACTGACATTCGCACGAGAAAGCTCCAGCTGTGCCGCCACTTCGTTCGTTGTGATCCCCATCCCATCATACAAATCCTTCAACCCTTCGTAAACAAGTTCCATCCGTTTCATCTCTTCACCTCTCTCTGTTTTCATTTTAAAGGGTTTTCATAAAATGTAAAGGTCAATCTGCTTTCATGTGTTTCATTTTTTTCTGGGAATCAAAACACATCCCTTTTATCCATACAATATGAGGGATAACAGCTATTTTTTCTATTCATTCGAAAACTCGTTTACCGCCTCTTTCACTAGACTGTCATCCTCCTGCTTCTTTTCGTACACCACACTACTTTTTGACTGTCATGTGTTTTGGCATGCTTCTTGCTTTATATAAAGATGAATCAGTAACGATGGGAGGGTTTGTCATGGAAAATAAACTTGTAGAGGAGGATTGGATTATTGGCTTGATCTTACAGGGGGGATCAGCAAGAAGTTTGGCTATGCAAGCAATCGATCAAGCATCAATTGGGCAATACCAACAGTCAGAGGCATTAATGTCTCAGGCACATGAAGCACTCAGTATCGCCCATGATTACCATTCTCTACTGACACATGAAACGATCGAGGAAGCTGTACTGCCTACTCCGTTGCTTTTGATGCATGGTCAAGACCATCTGATGAGCGCAATTACCACAATAGATATGGCCGATCGAATGATTCTGCTTTATCGACGATTGGACAAAGGAGGAATCTGACCATGATCAACATCACTGTTGCCTGTGCTGCAGGAATGTCCACCAGTCTTCTCGTCAGCAAAATGGAAAAATATGCGGCAGCTCAAGCGATCGATGTCACGATCATTGCTGTTCCGGAAAAACAATTTGACAAGCATTTATCAGAAACAGATATTTTACTTTTGGGCCCTCAAATTTCTTTCCTTGAGGAGAAGTACAAGCAAAAATATCAGGGAAGTTCTTTGGTTGTAAGTACGATCTCCATTATCGACTATGGGCGAATGGATGGAGCAAAAGTAGTAGAAATGGCATTATCTTTATTAGAAGGAGGACAAAAAGATGAATAAATTTATGGATGGTTTGCAGGATAAATTAGGCCCGATCGCTTATAAACTTGATTCAAATCGCTACCTATCCGCGATAAAAAATGGTTTCTTTGTTGCTATGCCCTTATTGATTATCGGTTCTTTATTCTTATTAGTTACACAACTACCATCAGATGCTTACTTGAACTTCATGTCATCTGTTTTAGGTGAAGACTGGATGAGCTTGTTCCTTCAAGTAAACAACATGACTATGAATGCGATGACGATCTTTGTTATTCTTGGAATTGCCAGTGAACTGGCAAAGCATTATCAAGTTGACCGAGGTTCTTCTCAAGCAATTGCAATCGTTGCTTTTCTGGTATTGACACCTTTGACTTCTGATGAATCCGGAAATATGTTTTTACCATTAGGAAACTTTGGTGCCTCAGGTCTATTTGTTGGAATGATCACAGCGATCCTTGCTGTTGAAATTTTCCGTTGGGTGACTCAAAAGGGCTGGACGATCAAAATGCCTGAATCCGTTCCTTCAAATGTTTCCAAATCATTCTCTGCATTGATTCCAGGATTTTTCGTTATTGTCGTGTTCAATTTGATTCGTATCGGTTTTACGTTTACAGAATTTGAAACGGCTCAAAACTTTATCTTTAATGTACTGCAAACGCCATTATTAGCATTAGGAAGCTCTCTTCCAGCGACATTGATCGTTCTTTTATTCGAAGCATTACTTTGGTCCTTTGGTATCCATGGCTCAAATATTGTCGGTGCCGTTATGACACCAATTTGGACAGCTCTTGCTGTAGAAAATGCTGAAGCCTTTGCTCGAGGCGATGTACTGCCGAATATCGTGAACGCTCAATTTTATGGAAACTTCATCAAATTGGGAGGTTCAAGTGCGACGATCGGTTTGGCAATTGCCTGTCTGTTCTTTGCGAAATCTTCCCAATTCAAAACCTTAGGAAAACTATCTTTTGCACCAGCCATTTTCAATATCAATGAACCACTAGTATTTGGTATTCCAATCGTATTGAACCCTATCATGTTAATTCCATTTATTATTGCACCGTTGTTAATGTGTATTATCGCTTATTCCGCAATGGCAACCGGTTTAGTACCGTTCACCAATGGGATTTTGCTACCATGGACCACGCCTCCAGTTGTCGCCGGCTTCTTACTCTCCGGATGGCGCGGCGCTCTCCTTCAGGTTATCCAGATTCTCCTGAGCTTTGGCCTGTACTATCCATTTTTCAAGATGGAAGACCTGAAAGCTTATAGAATCGAAATGGAAGGCGAACAAGCTTATGATAAAGAAATGGAAGCAGAAATCGCCGAAGAGAGCTAGGATA from Enterococcus sp. 9E7_DIV0242 includes these protein-coding regions:
- the celB gene encoding PTS cellobiose transporter subunit IIC, which translates into the protein MNKFMDGLQDKLGPIAYKLDSNRYLSAIKNGFFVAMPLLIIGSLFLLVTQLPSDAYLNFMSSVLGEDWMSLFLQVNNMTMNAMTIFVILGIASELAKHYQVDRGSSQAIAIVAFLVLTPLTSDESGNMFLPLGNFGASGLFVGMITAILAVEIFRWVTQKGWTIKMPESVPSNVSKSFSALIPGFFVIVVFNLIRIGFTFTEFETAQNFIFNVLQTPLLALGSSLPATLIVLLFEALLWSFGIHGSNIVGAVMTPIWTALAVENAEAFARGDVLPNIVNAQFYGNFIKLGGSSATIGLAIACLFFAKSSQFKTLGKLSFAPAIFNINEPLVFGIPIVLNPIMLIPFIIAPLLMCIIAYSAMATGLVPFTNGILLPWTTPPVVAGFLLSGWRGALLQVIQILLSFGLYYPFFKMEDLKAYRIEMEGEQAYDKEMEAEIAEES
- a CDS encoding PTS sugar transporter subunit IIB, encoding MINITVACAAGMSTSLLVSKMEKYAAAQAIDVTIIAVPEKQFDKHLSETDILLLGPQISFLEEKYKQKYQGSSLVVSTISIIDYGRMDGAKVVEMALSLLEGGQKDE
- a CDS encoding LURP-one-related/scramblase family protein, which encodes MSEYFIQEQQLSNVTRTIVKDEDGTSLFLLVGRWGTRGDALSLYAMNGELVASIKQLSFFFGTRFDLYKGFEKVGTLKKLLNLNADFYYVNQLHWTVIGDIRNHYYTIHHNNHKIMEMSKATLFTGNYFCLEVENDEDAPLCICIAAVLDYWLYNKKRENDQKRQTMVGWGSC
- a CDS encoding PTS lactose/cellobiose transporter subunit IIA, with protein sequence MENKLVEEDWIIGLILQGGSARSLAMQAIDQASIGQYQQSEALMSQAHEALSIAHDYHSLLTHETIEEAVLPTPLLLMHGQDHLMSAITTIDMADRMILLYRRLDKGGI
- a CDS encoding GNAT family N-acetyltransferase gives rise to the protein MIRFARKEDGAMIAPLILVILKDMELPIFDEVSEEMVAAILEETIADPTYRYGYKRGLVYEVEGQVAGIAFGYSAEDEPTIDEPLKNTLKKHGFNENLQLFIDPETLPNEWYLDTISVGADFRGLGIGSKLLEALPELAKREGKSVIGLSVDKANPNAKRLYERHGYKFVEERMISGHLYEHMQKRIDE
- a CDS encoding sigma 54-interacting transcriptional regulator, translated to MKRMELVYEGLKDLYDGMGITTNEVAAQLELSRANVSSDLNQLVAQGMARKECGKPVLYHPVIKMTELEQFVLKNPSLKMIVNQAQAAILYPPNGLNMLFYGETGVGKSMFVSYIYDYAKTVKRKSGEYPFIRFNCADYANNPQLLMGQLFGVTKNAYTGAEEERRGLIEKADGGILFLDEIHRLPPEGQEMLFTFIDYGTYNRLGETARERSATVQLIAATTEAPNSALLQTFQRRIPMVLKIPSLAERTLEERAGLVSLFLQAEANRLNEPIKITQNSLRALISYHCPSNIGQLKSDIQLCCAKAYADFLLNGQQDIRIHSPELASHILNGLYQEPDKRIIWQKMKTTVGRYVLFQPDKELDNEGASDQKNIYKLLNEKTDEVKSGKLSYEELVKIVEENYLSFYREESDGRSIKNLKSVFSEPLYETCIQTIQLAEQLLNRKLNEKIQASLAIHLLNTYDRIRRGDPVTIHPDSLEIETKYPEYIMIAKECLLYLNCSLDINIPDEEAVFLAMFFIYNSDEGPEKSKQVQVIVLAHGASTATSMTTFVNRLLNVEQGAWGINMDLEESPSAMLKRLKQLLIESKTTADLLFLVDMGSLNNIGHEIEKELGNHCATIGLVSTSHVLEATRKAVLGISLDEIYQSTLQVNEYAQTVETSVCHSAWDDKKEAVILTFCVTGEGTAVTMKNILENKLAINTEEVKIIPVTLLHNESATNYLFAMQKKYTILCIVSSLPIKTSITQFQLYDLFQSEALSQIQEIVDIDSTYRNIGQTLKEELSEIDSNEIVTDIKSILPHLEKKLQRQFHKRTIFGAIFHICCLVDGLKKGGRGNDFPDQAAYEEQFPWEHLVIREAVQSIEEKYAVTISAGEISYMVSLFITYPQAALG